The Chitinophaga niabensis genome segment AGCGGCGGCTTTGTAAGGCCTGTTCCTGTCTGTCCCGGGAATTTTCTCCGGCAGCAATGTTGTGGCCTGCTCAAGATCTGCCAGGAGTTGTTTGTAAGTTGCCTGCACGGAGGCGCGGGTAGATCTGACTGTAACATCGGACTCGAGGCGGAGCGGGATCCCGGACTGCAATGCCGCCTTATCCTTGTCGTAAACAGGAGCATATGTTTGTGCGAGATTATAGAAAGCATGCCCCCTTATAAAAAGCGCCCATCCTTTAATCCGGTCAAAATCATACTGCTCGTCCGCAGAAGGCTTCAATTTATCCAAACCTTCCAGCGTGATGTTGGCGTACAATACCTGTTTGTATAAAGTGCTCCAGTCCGTCAGCGACTCCTGCCCTGCATAAATCCGCTTTGCCCATATGTAAGCATTTCTTTCTTCCTGGTTGGGGATGGCTTCCCAGGACTCATCGTCGGGAAAATAGAAATCACCGGCGGATATCTCTCCCAATATTCCCGATACGCTCATATCATTTCCATCCAGCAGCTTTTCAAAATCTTTGAGCTGAGTGGGAACAAGTAGGGAAGTTTGGGGCTTTTTATCCAGAAACTCAGCCTTGTTGCAGGAAAGGAGCAGCAGTAATATTCCTGTAAAAAATATCCACGATCTCATATATTTTACTTTTAAGATCAATTAAAAATTTGTTTTGAACCCGAATGAAAAGAGCCGTTGCGCAGCAATGGAAAGATTATCCGGGTCCAGGTCCTTTTTATTGGAACGCCATACAACACCAAGATTACTTGCATATACATATATGCTGCAGTTATAGGAACGGGCACCTGCATCTCTGAGAATGAAGCTATAATCAACCTGGATATCCTGTAACCGTACATGGCTTCCTGATGCGATCAGTATTTGTGAACTTCCGTAGAAATCATCTCTCGACAGATCGTTGGGATACATTTCAGAAGGTACAGTGGTAATAAGCTCATCTCCTTTCTGCTGCCAGCGCAGGCGGTAATCAGGATGAAGGTTATTCAGATTGAACAGGCTGCTATAGCCCACAGAAGGCATCCTGAAAACATGTCCCAGCTTGTAAACAAGATTGAATGACAGGGAGATCTTCTTATAGTTAAGCGTATTTCTCAGGCTACCGAAATAAACGGGCATAGCGGTACCGCTATACATGGTGTTCATTCCCAGGCTATCAACGTTTATGATACCAGTCCAGTCGTTACTGACTTTCCCATCATAATAGCCAAGCGGATCTCCGTTCTCCGGGTCCAGGCCGGCCCAGCGGTAGCTGAAGAGCGCATTATATGGGTAATCCACACGAAATCCGAGCGGAGAAGGATTGACCTTATAGGCCTTTATCTTGTCGATCGCTTTGCTTAACAGGAGGTTGGTTCCCCAGGAGAAATTGCGTGACCGGATATTAATAGAATTGATCACCACGTCCATCCCCTTCACTGAAATATCAGCCGAATTGCCCATGAATGAAACAACACCGGAAGAAGGGGCGAGCGGGCTGCTTCCTATGATATCCTTTCCGGTTTTATAGAAATATTCCAGGCTTCCGCTGATACGCTGATCCAACATCGAGAAATCAACACCGAGGTTGGTAATATTTATCTTTTCCCAACGCAGGGAAGGATTAGGCGGATTTACGAGTGCGGCATACTGGTTCCCGAAACGGTTCAGTCCGTTTGCTCCAGGTAATACCTGTGTAGTTACATAGGCGGATAACCCTTTATGCACATTTCCATTATACCCGTTGCTCACACGTACTTTCAGCAGGTCCATCCAGGACACTTTATAAAAAGGCTCCTTGCTGATCGTCCAGCCCAGGCCGGCAGACCAGAGCGGAACGCCCTTCTGGTTAGCCTTTACGCCGAACAGGTTCGATTCATCGCGGCGAAAACTGGCAGAAGCAGTGTATCGTTCTTTATAGGTGTATATTCCGTTGGCGAACATAGATACGTATCTGTCTGCCACTCCATTCTGGTAGGGCTTGTTGGGGATGGGTACCTGAAAACCGGTAACGAGTGAACGGAAATTATCTGCATAGTTCACATCTTTTGAAGACGCCAGTTCTTTATTGTAACCATACAAAGCACTAAAATCGGTCAGTTGATCGTAATCTTTCACATCGCTACCGGCAATAAGCGATAGCTCATGCAGCTGCCATTTCTTCTGATAGTTCAACTGCGCCCGTGCCTGGTGGGAAGTATACTGCGAGATGAAGCGTTGCAGGATGGCGCCTTCAGGTATCGGCCTCGTAACTGCACCGGTAGTATAGTTCACACTGGAGTAGGTATTGACAAGGTTACGTACGTAATAGGATTTTTCGGTAGCGATGTTATTGGACTGGGATATGCCCCTGCTGAATTGATAGTTGGCGCTAAAAGTCAGGGAGCGTGAAATATTGTATTTGATCCCGGCAGTCACCAGGTAGTTATTCAGCACTCTTCTATTATCTGCGCTGGTCATTTCTTCCAGCGGGCGCCAGTTCCAGTTAAGCAACTTCCCCATCCCGGCAGTATCGAGCCAGGCACGTTTATAAGTAAGTACAGCAGCGGGATTACCATTCCCGTCTGTCAGTTTCGTATAGGGGCGCGTGTATGTTCCATTGAGTACCGTGCCGTTGAGGGACCGGGTATTATCGGAAGTAAACGTGATGCCTGTAGTTATTTCCAGCTTGTTCCTCAGCAGCCGGTATTTATTCTGTGCGTTCAGGCTGATGCGGTTGTTAGTATTGTGCTTCACATCTCCCAGGCCACGGTCGTAGCCAACGGACAGGTAATAGGTATTCTGACTTCCGCCACCGCTAACGCTGGCAAAATATTGCTGGTTGACCGTTGGCCTGTAATAATGTTCGAGAAGCTCGTTCCTGTAATCATTTCCCTTCAGAGCATTGATCTGTTGCTGCGCTTCGGCTTCGGTGATCAGGTTTCTGCTTTTGTTATACAGGATCTGCACAACCGGCGAAATAAAGTCCGATGCAGCACCTAAAGGCCTGCTATAATACCCTTTATTATACAAATGCTCTTCGAGTGCTATTACCTCATCAGGATTTAATTGTGGTGCAGTGAACAAGCGGGGGTTTTCACCTATCGTGATATTGCTATTGAAATTCACTGTTACAGGTTTGCCGTACTTACCGGCTTTGGTAGTGATCACCACAACGCCATTGGAAGCACGGACACCCCAGATAGATGCTGCAGCAGCGTCTTTGAGAACGGTGATATCCAGCACATCATTAGGATTGATATTGGCGAGCGATCCGTCATACGGAAAGTTATCGACAACGATCAATGGATCTGCATTGGCAAAAATGGTATTGCGGCCGCGAATATTGAAGCCTGTTCCGGTACCTGTAGAATTATCGAATAACACACCGCTGGCCACGCCCTTGATCCTGTCAAGAATATTCCTGGACACACTCCGGTTGAGCAGTGCAGAATCTATATAACTAAAAGAGCCTGTTGCCCTTTCGGGAGCGATCTGCTGATAACCGGTAGAAAAGCTGACCGTTATCGCCTTCATTTCTGAAACAGCAGATTTGAGATGTACAATAATTTGACCGGCGGAGGAGAGCAGGGAAGATGTAACGGTAATGCTGTGAGGCTCGAAGCCCAGGAACGAGATGAGAATAACATCCGCAATTTTCGCATTCAGACTAACTATGCCTTCAGTATTGGCAATGCCTGACCGCTTACTGTTCTTTATACCCACAGAGGCACCTGGCAGCGGATTCCCCAAAGAGTCCACCACCTTTATGCGGATCACATCATCCGGCTTCACCTGTTGCCCATCAGTGGGAAAAACCGCAACAGGAGATTTCCTGGAAAGGATGATGGTCTTTCCCTCTATCGTATAATTCAGCGGCTGATCTTTCAGTACAACATCCAGCAGGTTCCGCAACGGCACATTTTGCATGTTAAGAGAAACAGGCGATGTTTCGGTAATGGCCCGCCCATCTGAAAAAACAACAAACCCTGTTTGCTGTTCAATGATGGAGAAGACCTGCTTTAAAGTAAGGTCTCTGCCGGAAATTGTAATGTTTTGTGCTGAGCCGGAAGCATAGGCATGCATAAAAAGGACAGTCAGCAAAAAAGCGGTTAATTTCATAACCTTTAAGATTTTAGCCCGGGTCCCTTTGTTTCTCTTTAGGGACCCGCTGAATTCGTCAAAGACAGACCTGGTGAGAACCCGGCCTCCGGCAGCCCCGTCAGGAAACGCAACCTGGGTGACGGATAGGCAATAGCATTTTTTTTGCATAAATTGCAACAGATTTGGTTGTTAATAAAAGGTGGTTTGCAAGGCCGTTTTTTGAACCAACCGAATTCGTTACCGTCACGGTTCAGACCCGTGACGGTTTTTTATTCAATGGCTGGTCCAATATTTTCAGGTATGCCGGTCAGCAGACGCAACATCCTGATCTCTTCATGTCTAATATTTTATTCCCGAACAAAATTATCCTTATTCCGTTCCCGTTGGCAGCACGATCAGCTTCCTGTCTTCTACGCGAAAACGTACGCCTGTCCTTTCCAATATCCTTAATAAACCCTGGAGAGAAATATCCCTGGTCAATTTTCCATAGAAAGTTTTCTGTGGTATATCCTTTTCGTATACTACTTCAATATCGTACCAGCGTTCCAGCTGCCGCATAACCTCTTCCAGGGATGCGTCGCTGAAATTGAACAAGCCGTTCTTCCAGGCCACGACCTTTCCGATATCAGGATTATCAACCACTTCGATCTCCGGGCCCCCTGCCTGCGTAATCTGTGCCTGCTGGCCGGGTTTAAGGGTTACATAGTTTCCGGATGAAGTGGCCGATACCTGTACGCTTCCCTCTATCAAGGTGGTATTGATACTGGTCTCGTTGGCATATGCATTGATGTCAAAGTGTGTCCCCAATACTTTCACTTCGGCTTTGTTATTCAGCTGCACCCTGAAAGGCATTTCTTTATTTTTCGCTACTTCAAAATAGGCCTCCCCGGTCATTTCCACTTTGCGATCTTTTCCTGTAAAAAACGTCGGGTAGCGCAGCGAGCTTGCTGCGTTCAACCATACCATGGTGCCGTCCGGCAAGGTTAGCTGAAACTGCCGTCCTTTGGGTGTTGATATGGTATTGTAATACACGGCCGCATCCTCTTTGCCGTCATAAACCAGAGAACCATTTATGATCCTGGCTGCAGTGCCGCCCTGCATGGCAATTACTCCATTACCAAGACTATCTAACACCAACTGCGAGCCATCTGCCAGGGTAAGCACGGCGCCTTTCTTACCAGGAACTATATCCGTTTGGGCCGTAACATTGGCAGGGTGTGTATTTTTTTGGCTGGCTATCCAGAAGTAAGCGCTGCCCCCCAGTAGTATGATAATAGAAGCAGCAGCCCACCAGCGGCGCAGGAAATGCATGCGTTGAATAACAGGTTGGGAGAATTCTAATTGAGATTTGGTGCGCTGCAACAGCATGGCTTCAACCCCCTCCTGTTCATCGGAGAATTCCTTCGCCACCAGTTTCCCGAGCATCACGTCATCGCCTAGTGTTTCAACAAAGCGGCGGTGTTCATGGGAAACAGAAAGCCACTCCTTCAGTTCAGCCTGCTCCTGTTCACTAAGCGTTCCATCCAGGTACTTATGCAATAATTGAGCTATATATTGAGGTGCTGGTGCCATAAAGGTTTATAGTAAAGGAACACGCGAATTGGGAAAAAGTCCTATTGCCCGGAAAAAAAATATTCGATCTCCAGGAGGAAAAGGAGAACAGATTCCAGCGGATGCTGCTGCAGGGCAGATTTCAGTAATTTAATGGCGGAAAGTTTTTGATTTTTAACTGTCTTAACACTCACTCCCAGCCTTTCGGCAATCTGGGATGGCTTTAGTCCTTCTTCAAAGGACAGCAGGAATACCCTGCGGGTCTTTTCGGGGAGCTGCCGTACCTGCTCACTAATAAGTTTAACAAGCTCTACCCTTACCTGCTCCAGCAACAGGTCTCCCCTGTCGTTCTCCATCAATTCCGCCAGCTCTGCAATATGCCCATCATGTATCTGGCGGTCGCGCACCAGATTATAGCAGCGGTTACGGACAGCGATGAACAAGAAATTAGCAACCTTGCCGATGGTGTGAAAATCCGCCCGTTTGTTCCAGAGCTGTACGAATACCTCTGTTGTAATATCCTGGGCATCCGTTTCCGGTACAAAACGCCGGGAGAAATACAACACACGCTTGTAAAAATGTTGCCATAACATTTCAAAGGCTTGCTCACTGCCCCTGTGCAACCCTGCAATGAGGGCTGCCTCGTCATATTGTATTGTTTTATCTGTCAATTTTAGCAACTAATCCGAAAACAAATAAACAGGAAATTTAACTCATCTTTCTAAATTTTATATTATAGGTATAGGATTTCCCATCCTATCGTAGGGGAAGTAGGCTGACCAGGCTTTCAGGAGTAAATGATCTTTTCTATGATTTCTCTCCTTAGTATGGATTCAAGCATTAGAAGGGAAAAGAATGACGCGGTTCAAAATATACGTGCAAAAAAAGGCTTTACGAGGAATGTATGTGTAATATTTTATTCGTCCCAAAAGTGTTCTCTTGTACTTTTTGTAATTGAAATAGTTTAAATGAATATCCCCGGCATAACGCACGGGGATATTTAACAGGAATGTATTACCG includes the following:
- a CDS encoding SusC/RagA family TonB-linked outer membrane protein, which gives rise to MKLTAFLLTVLFMHAYASGSAQNITISGRDLTLKQVFSIIEQQTGFVVFSDGRAITETSPVSLNMQNVPLRNLLDVVLKDQPLNYTIEGKTIILSRKSPVAVFPTDGQQVKPDDVIRIKVVDSLGNPLPGASVGIKNSKRSGIANTEGIVSLNAKIADVILISFLGFEPHSITVTSSLLSSAGQIIVHLKSAVSEMKAITVSFSTGYQQIAPERATGSFSYIDSALLNRSVSRNILDRIKGVASGVLFDNSTGTGTGFNIRGRNTIFANADPLIVVDNFPYDGSLANINPNDVLDITVLKDAAAASIWGVRASNGVVVITTKAGKYGKPVTVNFNSNITIGENPRLFTAPQLNPDEVIALEEHLYNKGYYSRPLGAASDFISPVVQILYNKSRNLITEAEAQQQINALKGNDYRNELLEHYYRPTVNQQYFASVSGGGSQNTYYLSVGYDRGLGDVKHNTNNRISLNAQNKYRLLRNKLEITTGITFTSDNTRSLNGTVLNGTYTRPYTKLTDGNGNPAAVLTYKRAWLDTAGMGKLLNWNWRPLEEMTSADNRRVLNNYLVTAGIKYNISRSLTFSANYQFSRGISQSNNIATEKSYYVRNLVNTYSSVNYTTGAVTRPIPEGAILQRFISQYTSHQARAQLNYQKKWQLHELSLIAGSDVKDYDQLTDFSALYGYNKELASSKDVNYADNFRSLVTGFQVPIPNKPYQNGVADRYVSMFANGIYTYKERYTASASFRRDESNLFGVKANQKGVPLWSAGLGWTISKEPFYKVSWMDLLKVRVSNGYNGNVHKGLSAYVTTQVLPGANGLNRFGNQYAALVNPPNPSLRWEKINITNLGVDFSMLDQRISGSLEYFYKTGKDIIGSSPLAPSSGVVSFMGNSADISVKGMDVVINSINIRSRNFSWGTNLLLSKAIDKIKAYKVNPSPLGFRVDYPYNALFSYRWAGLDPENGDPLGYYDGKVSNDWTGIINVDSLGMNTMYSGTAMPVYFGSLRNTLNYKKISLSFNLVYKLGHVFRMPSVGYSSLFNLNNLHPDYRLRWQQKGDELITTVPSEMYPNDLSRDDFYGSSQILIASGSHVRLQDIQVDYSFILRDAGARSYNCSIYVYASNLGVVWRSNKKDLDPDNLSIAAQRLFSFGFKTNF
- a CDS encoding FecR family protein; amino-acid sequence: MAPAPQYIAQLLHKYLDGTLSEQEQAELKEWLSVSHEHRRFVETLGDDVMLGKLVAKEFSDEQEGVEAMLLQRTKSQLEFSQPVIQRMHFLRRWWAAASIIILLGGSAYFWIASQKNTHPANVTAQTDIVPGKKGAVLTLADGSQLVLDSLGNGVIAMQGGTAARIINGSLVYDGKEDAAVYYNTISTPKGRQFQLTLPDGTMVWLNAASSLRYPTFFTGKDRKVEMTGEAYFEVAKNKEMPFRVQLNNKAEVKVLGTHFDINAYANETSINTTLIEGSVQVSATSSGNYVTLKPGQQAQITQAGGPEIEVVDNPDIGKVVAWKNGLFNFSDASLEEVMRQLERWYDIEVVYEKDIPQKTFYGKLTRDISLQGLLRILERTGVRFRVEDRKLIVLPTGTE
- a CDS encoding RNA polymerase sigma factor is translated as MTDKTIQYDEAALIAGLHRGSEQAFEMLWQHFYKRVLYFSRRFVPETDAQDITTEVFVQLWNKRADFHTIGKVANFLFIAVRNRCYNLVRDRQIHDGHIAELAELMENDRGDLLLEQVRVELVKLISEQVRQLPEKTRRVFLLSFEEGLKPSQIAERLGVSVKTVKNQKLSAIKLLKSALQQHPLESVLLFLLEIEYFFSGQ